Below is a window of Anomaloglossus baeobatrachus isolate aAnoBae1 chromosome 8, aAnoBae1.hap1, whole genome shotgun sequence DNA.
aggtacaatgttgttcgtcgttcctgtggcagtacacatcactgtatgtgacaccgcaggagcgacgaacatctccttacctgcctccaccggaaaaggaggaaggaaggaggtgggtgggatgttccggccgctcatctcctcccctccttttctattgggcggcggttcagtgacgatgctgaacgaaccgccctcttagaaaggaggcgattcgctggTTACAGCgaccgtcgcagagcaggtatgtgcgtgtgacgctgccgtagtgataatgtttgctacggcagcgatcacacgatatcgtacgtaCGACGGGGGCAAGTACTATCGCACtctatcgctagccgatgctagcgatgtcgcagccggtaaagcaccctttacactgagCGCTGGGCCTGCGCCACTCAGGATGGGACTATGGGGGCAATAACCCTGACTTCATGAGGGTAGAGCGCTAATCCTGCCCTTGAAGTAGTGACTGGTTTATATCACCCCTCCACTGAGGCTATGGGGGACTATAACTGAGCCTATAATCACTGGATGAGGAATCTTCCCCCAAGAGGTGGGAAAATACAACTTTAATATGGGAATGTAGAACACAAACCTAAACTGAACTAATAACAGAAATGTGTGACATCAGTGAAGCCAACCAGTCAAGAGACATTGGCTCTTCCCAAAACTCCGTATTCATCCTCCAGATCCAGTACCATTTCAATTATCTGATTGTCATTTGTTGGTTCAATGATGTGATCAGACATGCCACATGGTGCAGGCTTAGTGAGGTcattagggtctgtgatgtcacatGGTGTAGCCTTCATGATGTCATCAGGCTTAGCGATGTCACATGGTGCAGGCTCAGTGAGGTCATCAGGCGTGGTGGTGTCACATGGTGCAGGCTCAGTGAGGTCATCAGGCTTGATGTCACATGGTGCAGGCTCAGTGAGGTCATCAGGCTTGGTGATGTCACATGGTGCAGGCTCAGTGAGGTCATTCAGCTCAGTGATGCCATCTTCTGACAGTGTAGTTTCACCAAGTGACAGATTCAGGATGTTGGTGCTCCAGTTGAAGCTCTGTGCAATTTCTGCCATTACTGTGGAGCTGGTGCCATCTACATGTCACACCAT
It encodes the following:
- the LOC142249208 gene encoding uncharacterized protein LOC142249208, whose amino-acid sequence is MCERLSRCRKDLSAAIHRALEEPPTTTLLLHSPSSPIACVDDTWGHDTVSAAFLPTLHDCENLSPPDLTQDLLDIIDGTSSTVMAEIAQSFNWSTNILNLSLGETTLSEDGITELNDLTEPAPCDITKPDDLTEPAPCDIKPDDLTEPAPCDTTTPDDLTEPAPCDIAKPDDIMKATPCDITDPNDLTKPAPCGMSDHIIEPTNDNQIIEMVLDLEDEYGVLGRANVS